The following coding sequences are from one Euwallacea fornicatus isolate EFF26 chromosome 8, ASM4011564v1, whole genome shotgun sequence window:
- the Nup154 gene encoding nuclear pore complex protein Nup155 gives MINTSSVVNQTLETQLPVQKLEVAARNVDKALSLDCTAPKLRDLMNINPETGSTASGLIDHDYPLNGVPLGLSNFPQIKCISSVPLPPEIVDHFSHVQCHCMMGLFPEINRAWLTVDSDIYIWTYEENTDLAYFDGINETILCVGLVKPRPGVFQAFIKYLLVLTTAVDIIVLGVTFSEGSSGGEAEIHLIPDPVFTLPTDGNTITTITATKNGRLFLGSKEGSLFEISYQAASGWFGKRCKMTNLSTSALSFLVPSFLNAALSEEDSVIQIVVDNSRNILYSLSEKGAIEVCDLGEKGNGFSRIIKVSQNSLVNEAMSTVKTLDSQNFRPIVSLSPVESAESGSINLVAMTQTGVRFYLSVVGLSNQLLNQRPYTLTLAHVRLPPGYSANVTVRPRNVHLSHYRDRNLVLISNIKDKDVLWCMSSDLFPFRPTLMEAYTTINLDGPALALSEVRYDDWLQLPSDFQEEPPLVVRQHAEPPKKYVVLTSHSVQIFIKFRPLDLLRQILKDSHGQDTSALKSFFSIEKEPQACATALILASLESEENLEIAELATRAFFMFGGEPQVAQLAQTNIFSGTSVFSPNIVSTPAQQHPLNAFSSPQSPTGFAGQTAYSHVSFQQPGNLQGGFLQQTVFDPSSLVNFSAKHNGLYLYLCRILRPVWNRRCVERISADGKTFLNQNSISAEECIQIQCNLNALHNFLKMNTQLSSYNVSSQRCTQLNTTPINHNLVSPPVQNAQLEERQSLDALKTFVCHCCQIMGLWRILCDHQFHDLVGSLPENQQQILQGTTFKELFLYRQDICTILINTLVESYLGDNASVDSISNKLMEVCPHLYKPEDAAFSKANELLKSTRVVQNSDEREGMLVSALQLCKNIAPNVNLPEVCKQFTSLKAYKAVIELCAHCAKKVDPEKIAESYFNSEVNQSDQDGLNMYQRRMEIYREIIVMLETIYNEQEPVALTRREPDFNDEKSMILDGFESTRLNSTIHQVIDEILYCEDELMHVALYDWMASREMTSDLIKISKPSLEHYLKRCSVQNPDNMMVMDLLWKFYESHNNHAAAAKILNNLACRNGSRITLKERLTYLARAIMCMRSDRSGYAPFLGVFLRDLEDKMEVARVQELIVEEITNFRDQIPSADEAIMALNSGLYEISQLYENFAEPFNLLECQLAIIDCAGYADEGNNLAKSIWQQILANEIRKSGGSGNNRMSQVLSKVKHLARQYVNSTNCFPLGYIVGELEMVNAKLRGDKHLVPTTLLAVNVEFEKLIEVYNHLLTLSINLDFWQCEEHEFHLYEAMAALIMCFVNNSDSYTSIMKRKLTAICQDSVAALLSNLYSKTNSDELVNELRNIQARLARI, from the exons ATGATAAACACAAGTTCCGTGGTTAATCAGACCCTGGAAACTCAACTTCCAGTGCAAAAGCTGGAAGTAGCTGCAAGAAACGTGGATAAAGCTTTATCGTTAGATTGCACTGCCCCCAAGTTGAGGGACCTAATGAATATCAATCCTGAAACTGGCTCTACAGCTAGTGGTTTGATTGACCATGACTATCCTTTAAATGGGGTACCATTAGGCTTAAGTAATTTCCCTCAGATTAAATGCATTAGCAGTGTTCCTCTTCCTCCAGAAATTGTGGATCATTTTAGTC ATGTTCAATGTCATTGCATGATGGGTCTTTTCCCAGAAATAAATCGAGCCTGGCTTACTGTGGATAGTGATATTTATATTTGGACTTATGAGGAAAACACAGATTTGGCTTATTTTGATGGAATAAATGAGACAATTCTATGTGTAGGGCTAGTTAAGCCGAGACCTGGAGTTTTTCAAGcattcattaaatatttattagttttaaccACTGCAGTTGACATTATTGTATTAGGAGTAACTTTTTCTGAAG GAAGCAGTGGTGGGGAAGCCGAAATCCACCTAATCCCAGATCCAGTGTTTACCTTACCAACTGATGGTAATACTATAACAACCATAACAGCCACCAAAAATGGACGTTTATTTTTGGGCAGCAAGGAAGGGtctttgtttgaaatttcttacCAG GCTGCAAGTGGGTGGTTTGGAAAACGTTGTAAAATGACAAACCTTTCCACAAGTGCCTTGTCATTTCTTGTGCCATCATTTCTTAATGCAGCTTTAAGTGAAGAAGACAGTGTAATACAAATAGTTGTAGACAATTCAAGGAATATCTTATATAGTTTAAGCGAAAAGGGCGCTATAGAAGTTTGTGATTTGGGGGAGAAAGGCAATGGATTTTCTAGAATTATCAAAGTATCTCAGAATTCATTGGTCAATGAGGCAATGAGTACTGTTAA gACATTGGACAGTCAAAATTTTCGTCCAATTGTCAGCCTTTCTCCAGTTGAATCTGCCGAATCTGGCAGTATAAATTTGGTGGCTATGACTCAAACGGGCGTAAGATTTTACTTGTCTGTTGTGGGATTATCTAATCAACTACTCAACCAGCGGCCGTATACTTTAACTTTAGCTCATGTGAGATTACCTCCGGGCTATTCAGCAAATGTTACTGTAAGGCCAAGAAATGTTCATTTGTCCCATTATCG GGACCGGAACttggttttaatttctaatatcAAAGATAAAGACGTATTGTGGTGTATGAGCTCCGATTTATTCCCATTTCGTCCCACTTTAATGGAAGCATATACCACTATTAACTTGGACGGGCCAGCTCTGGCTCTTTCAGAG gTACGGTATGATGACTGGTTACAACTGCCATCAGATTTTCAAGAAGAGCCTCCATTGGTAGTAAGACAGCACGCAGAACCCCCTAAGAAATATGTTGTCCTAACTTCTCACAGTGTGCAaatctttattaaattcagaCCGTTAGATTTATtgaggcaaattttaaaagacaGTCATG GTCAAGACACATCGgctttaaaatcatttttctcaaTAGAGAAAGAGCCTCAAGCATGCGCCACTGCCTTGATACTGGCTTCGCTCGAAAGTGAGGAAAATCTTGAAATAGCTGAATTGGCAACAAGGGCATTCTTCATGTTTGGAGGCGAACCACAAGTTGCCCAACTTGCTCAGACcaatatat TTTCAGGTACTTCAGTATTTTCTCCAAACATAGTCTCGACCCCAGCTCAGCAACATCCTCTCAACGCTTTCTCTTCTCCTCAAAGTCCCACTGGTTTTGCAGGCCAGACTGCATACTCTCACGTTAGTTTTCAGCAGCCTGGAAACCTTCAAGGCGGGTTTCTTCAACAAACCGTGTTCGATCCGAGCAGTTTGGTTAACTTTTCGGCCAAACACAATGgcctttatttatatttatgcaGAATATTGCGGCCTGTGTGGAATAGGAGGTGCGTGGAACGAATTAGTGCCGATGGAAAAACTTTTCTG aacCAAAATTCCATTTCCGCTGAAGAGTGTATCCAAATCCAATGTAATTTAAACGctcttcataattttttaaaaatgaacacACAGTTATCCTCCTATAATGTTTCGAGTCAACGTTGTACGCAATTGAATACCACACCGATAAATCATAATTTAGTGAGTCCGCCTGTTCAAAACGCCCAACTAGAAGAGAGACAGTCCTTGGATGCCTTGAAAACGTTTGTTTGCCATTGTTGCCAAATTATGGGACTGTGGAGGATTTTGTGTGACCACCAGTTCCATGACTTAGTGG GATCTTTACCTGAGAATCAGCAACAAATCCTGCAAGGCACAACATTTAAAGAGCTCTTCCTCTATCGACAAGATATATgcacaatattaataaatactttAGTTGAGAGCTACCTAGGCGATAACGCATCAGTTGACTcaataagtaataaattaatggAGGTTTGTCCTCATTTATATAAGCCTGAAGATGCCGCCTTTTCCAAA GCTAACGAACTATTAAAATCAACACGAGTAGTGCAAAATTCCGATGAGAGGGAAGGAATGTTAGTTTCTGCTCTACAACTATGTAAAAATATCGCTCCCAACGTGAATCTTCCCGAAGTTTGTAAACAGTTTACTTCGTTAAAAGCTTATAAGGCTGTAATTGAACTTTGCGCGCATTGTGCCAAAAAAGTCGATCCCGAAAAAATCGCTGAAAGTTATTTCAACAGCGAGGTCAATCAGAGCGATCAGGATGGCTTGAACATGTATCAGAGAAG AATGGAAATATATAGGGAAATAATTGTCATGTTGGAAACAATCTACAATGAACAGGAACCAGTAGCTCTCACTCGGCGGGAACCCGATTTTAATGATGAAAAATCAATGATCTTAGATGGTTTCGAAAGTACTAGGTTGAATTCAAcg ATTCATCAAGTAATAGATGAAATCCTGTACTGCGAGGACGAGCTGATGCACGTTGCTTTATACGACTGGATGGCTTCTAGAGAAATGACGAGTGATTTAATTAAGATCAGTAAACCGTCGTTGGAACATTATTTGAAGCGGTGTTCTGTGCAGAACCCTGATAATATGATGGTTATGGATTTATTGTGGAAGTTTTACGAGAGTCATAATAACCATGCGGCAGCcgccaaaatattaaataatcttGCCTGCCGAAATGG ttcaAGAATAACTCTGAAAGAACGGCTAACGTATTTGGCGAGAGCCATAATGTGCATGCGTAGCGACAGGTCGGGTTATGCACCCTTTTTAGGCGTGTTTCTCAGAGATCTAGAGGATAAAATGGAAGTAGCCAGGGTCCAGGAGCTAATTGTCGAGGAAATAACCAATTTTAGAGATCAAATACCAAGTGCGGACGAAGCTATTATGGCTTTAAACAGTGGACTTTATGAAATATCTCAA ttgtatgaaaattttgcGGAACCCTTTAATCTACTAGAATGTCAGCTTGCTATTATAGACTGCGCTGGCTATGCTGATGAAGGGAacaatttggccaaatccATATGGCAGCAGATATTAGCGAATGAAATTAGAAAGAGCGGAGGCAGCGGAAATAATCGCATGAGCCAAGTGCTGTCCAAAGTTAAACATTTAGCAAGACAATATGTCAATTCTACAAACTGTTTTCCCTTAG gTTATATTGTGGGAGAATTAGAAATGGTTAATGCGAAACTTAGAGGAGATAAACATTTAGTGCCGACCACATTGCTTGCTGTTAAtgtggaatttgaaaaattgatagaGGTTTATAACCA TTTGTTAACATTGTCGATTAACTTGGATTTCTGGCAATGTGAAGAACATGAGTTTCATCTCTACGAAGCAATGGCGGCTCTAATAATGTGTTTCGTCAATAACAGCGATTCTTATACAAGCATTATGAA gagAAAATTGACGGCCATTTGTCAAGACTCAGTAGCAGCTTTGCTTTCAAATTTATACAGCAAAACCAATAGTGACGAGCTAGTAAATGAGTTAAGGAACATCCAGGCTAGACTGGCGAGAATCTAG
- the LOC136340844 gene encoding endocuticle structural glycoprotein SgAbd-8-like, protein MNKIRITLIAITVIVCCHAQQYEDGEQYPRRPPPQILTHKQALNHDGNFKYLFTSENGLAQGESIAPDGTRTGGYSYVDPNGKKISVKYTAGKEGFKILEADHLPKAPQPIAPLPVPQQQGAYSQPRQSNDDGQYRPETYERPQSGVAQSYYHPKIYTQATAQPRPSYQPQPQYAPLRATPTPSSNALEDKEPEFNDAPGKPYSFGSGYLFEFGSG, encoded by the exons attacaTTGATAGCCATTACCGTAATCGTTTGCTGCCATGCTCAACAATACGAGGATGGTGAACAATACCCCCGGAGACCTCCTCCGCAAATTTTGACCCACAAGCAAGCGCTCAACCATGATGGCAACTTCAAGTACTTGTTCACATCTGAGAATGGCTTAGCTCAAGGGGAAAGCATAGCTCCTGACGG TACAAGGACTGGAGGCTACAGCTACGTGGACCCCAACGGTAAAAAGATCTCAGTAAAATATACTGCCGGAAAGGAAGGATTTAAGATATTGGAAGCTGACCATTTGCCCAAAGCCCCGCAGCCTATCGCTCCACTACCAGTGCCACAACAGCAAGGTGCCTACTCACAG CCTCGTCAAAGTAACGATGACGGTCAATACAGGCCTGAAACGTATGAAAGGCCCCAAAGTGGTGTAGCACAATCCTATTATCACCCTAAAATCTACACTCAAGCAACTGCTCAACCGAGGCCTTCGTACCAGCCTCAGCCTCAATACGCCCCTCTCAGGGCCACTCCTACACCCAGTAGCAATGCTCTTGAGGATAAAGAACCAGAATTCAACGATGCCCCTGGAAAACCTTATAGTTTTGGTAGCGGATATCTCTTTGAATTCGGATCGGGCTAa